From the Nonlabens marinus S1-08 genome, one window contains:
- a CDS encoding PorP/SprF family type IX secretion system membrane protein: protein MKKLVIALIVFAFAKAATAQQDPQYSQYMYNPVVINPAYAGNRGVASIVGLHRSQWVGLEGAPRTQTLSFHTPILNSRVGLGVSIVNDALGPTDETYATADFSYTLPMSYNSNLSFGIKGGVRTLNIDFDQLNARDQNDDLLRNLDNDIAPQVGVGAYYHTDKFYVGLSTPNLLQTDHYDPENRNGTTTFIARERIHYFAAAGYVFDLNDNVKFKPSTLIKAVAGTPLQVDVTANFLFSERLTLGAAYRVSAAVTGLVGFQVNDQMLIGFAYDRETTELGNSVYNDGSYELFLRFELFKSYDKVVTPRFF from the coding sequence ATGAAGAAATTAGTAATAGCTCTGATAGTGTTCGCTTTCGCGAAAGCGGCAACAGCACAGCAAGATCCACAATACAGCCAGTACATGTACAATCCAGTGGTGATCAATCCCGCCTATGCAGGAAATCGTGGAGTGGCAAGTATTGTAGGTTTACATCGAAGCCAATGGGTAGGCCTAGAAGGTGCCCCACGTACACAAACTTTGTCCTTCCATACACCTATATTGAATAGCAGAGTAGGACTAGGAGTAAGTATTGTCAACGACGCATTAGGACCTACTGATGAGACCTATGCAACGGCAGATTTTAGTTACACATTACCCATGAGCTACAACAGCAATCTTAGTTTTGGAATCAAGGGTGGTGTTAGAACTTTAAATATTGATTTTGATCAATTAAATGCAAGAGATCAAAATGATGACTTATTGAGAAATCTTGATAATGACATAGCTCCTCAAGTAGGAGTAGGAGCTTATTATCATACTGATAAATTCTATGTAGGTTTAAGCACACCTAATTTGCTTCAAACAGATCATTATGATCCTGAGAACCGGAATGGTACTACAACCTTTATAGCTAGAGAGCGTATTCATTATTTTGCCGCTGCTGGGTACGTTTTTGATCTAAATGATAATGTAAAATTCAAACCTTCTACTTTAATAAAGGCTGTTGCAGGAACACCATTGCAGGTAGATGTAACAGCAAATTTTTTGTTCTCTGAGAGACTGACTTTAGGTGCAGCTTATAGAGTTAGTGCAGCGGTCACAGGCTTAGTAGGGTTTCAAGTAAATGATCAAATGCTTATAGGATTTGCCTACGATCGAGAAACAACTGAATTAGGTAATTCAGTTTATAACGATGGGAGTTATGAACTTTTCTTAAGGTTCGAGCTGTTTAAAAGTTACGATAAGGTGGTTACTCCACGATTCTTCTAA
- a CDS encoding OmpA family protein — MIKKILLIGCIIISSIAHAQQGKIDRASKDFKNLAFIDAQELYLKIASNGFTNQELLAKLGDTYYFNDDLQESYNWYKKMFDQYTGTIQPEYYFRYAQALKSVGKYEESDEYLEKFNSIKGYASITEDSTDEPTYLQLIEFQSGRFTVENAREINSNAADFGPAFLDTKNQIVFTTSRDTGFITKRLHQWNEQAFLDLYTSDVEMDGRLSDARRFSNVLNTRWHESTPNFTPDGKTVYFTRNNSTEGKLVEDANGLTKLKIYKSELVGNEWSEPVELSINSIGFNTAHPALTPDGKSMFFVSDRPGSEGFDAQEAFATSDIWVVSINADGSLGEPSNVKGINTIGRETFPFVSQDYILYFASNGHSGLGGLDVFASTIYNDGTMGAVVNVGKPINTPFDDFGFIVNDETRVGYFSSNRPGGRGDVDIYQFVQLEDLRDDCEILVSGTVTDTEAKTTIENAAVVITDAENNVIDQTLSDSDGKYAFKVKCKSRYFIKASKEHYTADEQLFSTPRISEFINIPLKLTNTKIEVAECDDLAEILDIGEIYFDFNKASIRPDAASELSKILAFLELYPETKIDVRSHSDSRGDDTYNKMLSEERAQSTRQWFIDQGIDSSRVTAKGYGESQLVNNCSNGVACSEEEHQMNRRSEFIVSGLDQYSNCD, encoded by the coding sequence ATGATAAAAAAAATACTATTAATAGGTTGCATCATTATCTCTTCTATCGCTCATGCGCAGCAAGGGAAGATAGATAGGGCTAGTAAAGATTTCAAGAACCTGGCGTTCATAGATGCACAGGAATTATATCTGAAAATCGCTAGCAATGGATTTACAAATCAGGAGCTTCTAGCAAAATTGGGAGACACTTATTATTTCAATGATGATTTACAAGAGTCTTACAATTGGTATAAGAAAATGTTTGACCAGTATACTGGTACTATACAACCAGAGTATTACTTCAGATATGCTCAAGCGCTTAAATCTGTAGGGAAATATGAAGAGTCAGATGAGTATCTGGAAAAATTTAACTCTATAAAAGGATACGCTAGTATTACGGAAGATTCTACAGATGAGCCTACCTATTTACAGCTTATCGAATTTCAATCCGGTCGTTTTACAGTTGAGAACGCAAGAGAAATCAATTCGAACGCTGCAGACTTTGGACCAGCATTTTTAGATACTAAAAATCAGATTGTATTTACCACATCACGAGATACTGGTTTTATCACTAAGCGATTACATCAATGGAATGAACAAGCATTTTTAGACTTGTATACCTCAGACGTTGAAATGGATGGCAGACTCAGCGACGCCAGAAGATTTAGTAACGTGCTGAATACGCGATGGCATGAGAGCACGCCTAATTTTACTCCTGATGGGAAAACGGTGTATTTTACAAGAAATAATTCTACAGAAGGAAAACTTGTTGAAGATGCCAATGGGTTGACAAAGCTAAAGATTTATAAGTCTGAATTAGTTGGCAACGAGTGGTCTGAACCTGTAGAGTTAAGTATTAATAGTATAGGCTTCAACACGGCACACCCGGCACTGACACCAGATGGTAAGAGTATGTTTTTTGTAAGTGACAGACCAGGAAGTGAAGGTTTTGATGCTCAAGAAGCTTTTGCTACTTCAGATATTTGGGTAGTATCTATTAATGCAGATGGTTCCTTAGGAGAGCCTAGTAATGTCAAAGGCATCAACACCATAGGTCGTGAAACATTTCCTTTCGTGAGTCAGGATTACATACTTTATTTTGCTAGTAATGGACATTCAGGCCTGGGTGGTTTAGATGTGTTTGCGAGTACAATTTACAATGATGGAACTATGGGTGCTGTTGTTAATGTGGGCAAGCCTATCAATACGCCCTTTGATGATTTTGGATTTATTGTCAATGACGAGACTAGAGTCGGCTACTTCAGTTCTAATAGACCTGGTGGAAGAGGTGATGTCGATATCTATCAATTCGTTCAACTAGAAGATTTAAGAGATGATTGCGAAATCCTAGTTTCAGGAACAGTAACAGATACTGAAGCTAAAACAACAATTGAAAATGCCGCCGTTGTAATCACTGATGCTGAAAATAATGTAATCGATCAGACACTTAGTGATAGTGATGGGAAATATGCTTTCAAAGTAAAGTGTAAGTCAAGATACTTTATTAAGGCCTCTAAGGAACATTATACAGCTGACGAGCAGTTATTCTCGACCCCTAGAATCAGTGAGTTTATTAATATTCCTTTAAAACTCACAAATACTAAAATTGAAGTAGCTGAGTGTGATGATCTCGCTGAAATCCTTGACATAGGTGAGATTTATTTTGACTTCAATAAAGCTTCTATCAGGCCTGACGCAGCAAGCGAACTGTCCAAGATATTGGCGTTCTTAGAATTATATCCAGAGACTAAAATCGACGTTAGGTCTCATTCGGATAGTCGTGGTGATGATACCTACAATAAAATGCTTTCTGAAGAGCGTGCGCAAAGCACTAGGCAATGGTTTATTGATCAAGGAATAGATTCAAGTCGAGTAACAGCTAAAGGATACGGAGAAAGCCAGCTCGTAAATAACTGTTCTAATGGGGTTGCCTGTTCAGAGGAAGAGCACCAAATGAATCGTAGATCTGAATTTATTGTCTCAGGATTGGATCAATATTCAAACTGCGATTGA
- a CDS encoding peptide chain release factor 3 — protein MKFKDQIARRRTFGIISHPDAGKTTLTEKLLLYGGAIQEAGAVKSNKIKKGAASDFMEIERQRGISVATSVLAFEYDNKKINILDTPGHKDFAEDTFRTLTAVDSVIVVIDVAKGVEEQTEKLVEVCRMRKIPIIVFINKMDREGKDAFDLMDEIEQKLSLRVVPLSFPIGMGYDLKGIYNLQRKNVNIFTGDSVKQHKNVTSINDLSDPKLDELVGTKAADTLREEIELVEGIYPDFNRQEYLDGELQPVFFGSALHNFGVKELLDGFIEIAPAPRSKKAEERLVQPDEKDFSGFVFKIHANMDPRHRDRLAFVKVVSGVFERNTAYKHVRLDKNLKFSSPNAFFAEKKEIVDESFPGDIVGLHDTGNFKIGDTLTSGEELHYKGIPSFSPEHFRYINNADPMKSKQLAKGVDQLMDEGVAQLFTLELNGRKVIGTVGALQFEVIQYRLEHEYGATCAYENLNVHKACWVDTADENSAEFLDFKRVKAKFLAHDKRGQLVFFADSAFSLQMTQQKYPSIKFHFVSEFDRINEN, from the coding sequence ATGAAGTTTAAGGATCAAATCGCTCGCAGACGCACGTTTGGCATCATTTCTCACCCGGATGCTGGTAAAACAACGCTCACTGAAAAACTACTACTCTACGGAGGAGCTATTCAAGAAGCAGGCGCTGTAAAATCAAATAAAATCAAAAAAGGAGCTGCCAGTGACTTTATGGAAATTGAACGTCAACGTGGGATTTCAGTTGCTACCTCTGTTCTGGCATTTGAATATGATAATAAGAAAATCAATATTCTAGATACACCGGGACACAAGGATTTTGCTGAAGATACATTTAGGACTCTAACAGCTGTGGATAGCGTTATTGTGGTTATCGACGTTGCTAAAGGTGTGGAAGAACAGACTGAAAAGCTAGTAGAGGTTTGTCGCATGCGTAAAATCCCCATCATCGTATTTATTAATAAGATGGACCGTGAGGGAAAAGATGCTTTTGATTTGATGGATGAAATTGAGCAAAAGCTCAGCTTAAGAGTGGTGCCACTGAGTTTTCCCATAGGTATGGGATATGACTTAAAGGGAATCTATAATCTTCAACGTAAAAACGTCAATATATTTACTGGCGATTCTGTAAAGCAACATAAAAATGTTACTTCTATCAATGATCTGTCTGACCCTAAGCTAGATGAATTAGTTGGTACTAAAGCAGCAGATACTTTAAGAGAGGAAATAGAACTGGTTGAAGGAATTTATCCAGATTTCAACAGGCAAGAATATCTGGATGGCGAATTGCAGCCGGTATTTTTTGGGAGCGCCTTGCATAATTTTGGAGTGAAAGAATTGTTAGATGGCTTTATAGAAATTGCTCCAGCCCCTCGATCTAAAAAAGCGGAAGAACGCCTGGTGCAACCTGATGAAAAAGATTTCAGCGGATTTGTATTTAAAATCCATGCAAATATGGATCCTAGACACCGTGATCGACTTGCTTTTGTCAAAGTAGTTAGTGGTGTATTTGAGCGCAATACAGCCTACAAACACGTACGACTAGACAAAAATTTAAAGTTTTCTAGTCCTAATGCATTTTTTGCCGAGAAGAAAGAAATTGTTGATGAGTCTTTCCCTGGTGACATTGTAGGCCTGCATGATACAGGAAACTTCAAAATTGGTGATACATTGACCTCTGGAGAAGAATTGCATTATAAAGGAATCCCATCGTTTTCTCCAGAGCACTTTAGATACATCAATAATGCCGACCCTATGAAATCCAAGCAATTGGCAAAAGGTGTCGATCAACTGATGGACGAAGGGGTAGCACAGCTATTTACATTAGAATTAAACGGCCGTAAGGTTATAGGAACCGTAGGAGCTTTACAGTTTGAGGTTATTCAGTACCGTTTAGAGCATGAATATGGTGCAACTTGCGCTTATGAAAACCTCAACGTCCACAAAGCATGCTGGGTGGACACCGCAGATGAAAACTCAGCAGAGTTTTTAGATTTCAAGAGAGTAAAAGCAAAGTTTTTAGCGCACGACAAAAGAGGGCAATTGGTGTTTTTTGCCGATTCCGCCTTCTCGTTACAGATGACTCAGCAAAAATATCCTAGTATCAAATTTCATTTTGTATCTGAGTTTGACAGAATCAATGAAAATTAA
- the idi gene encoding isopentenyl-diphosphate Delta-isomerase, translating to MEEKVILVNEKDEQIGLMEKIEAHRKALLHRAFSVFVVNDKNQIMLQQRALEKYHSPGLWTNTCCSHQREGETNIQAGKRRLMEEMGFTTDLNELFNFIYIAPFDNGLTEHEFDHVMVGSYNGEPNLNPHEVADWKWMTAQEIKTDMEAQPEIYTEWFKIIFDKYYTHIS from the coding sequence GTGGAAGAGAAAGTAATTTTAGTAAACGAGAAAGACGAGCAAATAGGACTCATGGAAAAAATAGAAGCCCATAGAAAGGCTTTATTGCACCGGGCATTTTCTGTATTTGTAGTCAACGATAAAAATCAAATCATGCTCCAACAGCGCGCTCTTGAGAAATACCATTCTCCAGGTTTGTGGACGAATACCTGTTGCAGTCACCAGCGGGAAGGAGAAACTAATATTCAAGCAGGCAAGCGACGATTGATGGAAGAAATGGGATTCACCACTGATTTGAATGAACTATTCAACTTTATTTACATCGCACCATTTGATAATGGTTTGACGGAGCATGAGTTCGATCACGTGATGGTTGGATCTTACAATGGGGAGCCTAATTTGAATCCTCATGAGGTAGCAGACTGGAAGTGGATGACCGCACAAGAAATTAAAACTGATATGGAAGCACAACCTGAAATTTATACAGAGTGGTTCAAGATCATTTTTGATAAGTACTATACACACATTTCATGA
- a CDS encoding 6-pyruvoyl trahydropterin synthase family protein, whose product MRITAYRKAHFNAAHRLYRKDWSDYKNAQIFGKCSNPHYHGHNYELEVGVTGEVDPETGFLIDLKILKDIIKEHVEDVLDHKNLNEEVEEFKDLNPTAEHIAFVIYQKIKKHLDPKYDLEIKLYETPRNFVVYTGS is encoded by the coding sequence ATGAGAATAACAGCCTACAGGAAAGCACATTTCAACGCTGCACACCGTTTGTACAGGAAAGATTGGAGTGATTATAAAAATGCTCAGATATTCGGCAAATGCAGTAACCCGCATTATCATGGCCATAACTATGAGCTAGAGGTAGGCGTTACTGGTGAGGTAGATCCAGAAACAGGTTTTTTAATCGATTTGAAAATTCTCAAAGACATCATTAAAGAACATGTGGAAGATGTGTTAGACCACAAAAACCTTAATGAGGAGGTAGAAGAATTCAAAGATTTGAATCCTACAGCAGAGCATATTGCTTTTGTGATTTATCAAAAAATAAAAAAACATCTAGATCCTAAATACGACCTAGAAATCAAACTTTACGAGACTCCGCGTAATTTTGTTGTATATACTGGAAGCTAA
- a CDS encoding type I phosphomannose isomerase catalytic subunit: MNWYPLTFQPFYKEKIWGGTQLNSLKQIHPPLSNIGESWEISDVGDDISKVLQGPLENKSLRWILENYGEEVMGTRVSQRFGTQFPILIKYINTAQDLSIQLHPDDKMAMAKHNSFGKTEMWYVMNSNPEAGLTLGFKEATDEFAFAKAIQNNSLPALLNFQEAQRGDSFLIKPGFVHAIGAGITLAEIQQSSDLTYRVHDYNRLDDAGNPRELHVEEAIAAADYSQATDHQIHYDRELSGRQNLAETDYFETDILQFSGTTDVKLVPEESFTILMNVGDSCKIKHEGTSYSFKHAQTYLIPAAIKELDVTCDGSGKLLLVHL, from the coding sequence ATGAACTGGTACCCGCTCACATTTCAACCTTTCTACAAGGAAAAAATATGGGGAGGTACGCAACTCAATAGCTTGAAACAAATTCATCCACCTTTGTCGAACATCGGCGAGAGTTGGGAGATCAGCGATGTGGGTGATGATATTTCCAAGGTCCTGCAAGGACCTCTAGAAAACAAATCTTTACGCTGGATTCTTGAGAATTATGGTGAAGAAGTTATGGGAACCCGAGTATCACAGCGCTTCGGTACTCAGTTCCCTATTTTGATAAAATATATTAACACCGCTCAGGATTTATCCATTCAGTTGCATCCAGATGATAAAATGGCCATGGCAAAGCACAACAGCTTCGGTAAGACGGAGATGTGGTATGTCATGAATAGTAATCCAGAAGCAGGATTGACCTTAGGTTTTAAAGAGGCTACGGATGAGTTCGCTTTCGCGAAAGCGATACAAAATAACAGCCTTCCTGCATTATTGAACTTTCAAGAAGCGCAGAGAGGTGATAGTTTTTTAATAAAGCCTGGATTTGTACATGCCATAGGAGCAGGTATCACCCTGGCTGAAATTCAGCAAAGCAGTGACTTGACTTATAGAGTTCATGATTACAATCGGTTAGACGATGCTGGAAACCCTAGAGAATTGCATGTGGAAGAAGCAATTGCAGCAGCTGACTATTCACAAGCGACAGATCATCAAATCCATTACGACCGTGAATTGTCAGGTCGTCAAAATCTTGCAGAAACCGACTATTTTGAAACTGATATTCTTCAATTTTCTGGAACTACTGATGTTAAATTAGTTCCAGAAGAAAGTTTCACCATTTTAATGAATGTGGGGGATTCCTGTAAGATAAAGCATGAGGGAACAAGTTATTCCTTTAAGCATGCGCAAACGTATTTGATTCCTGCAGCAATAAAAGAACTTGATGTTACCTGCGATGGTAGCGGGAAATTATTGTTGGTGCATTTGTAG
- a CDS encoding DUF4369 domain-containing protein codes for MKSTFFTFLIFACLISCTEENPNNLIINGDIDGLRVGTVKLQKIQDTTLVTLDSIALDGTSKFTLSTSIEEPQLLYLYLDVKDGTAYDDRLSFFAQDTIMTVKSSLQDFEKDAVITGSKNNELLTEFRRNMASLNKTYTELVKRSMALDRQENASQAAIDALNADYETYLNKKVKYALSYATVHKEYEVAPFILLEEGFDANPVFLDSVYQQMPKKIQTSLYGKELSELIKDLKEI; via the coding sequence ATGAAGTCTACATTTTTTACTTTCTTAATCTTTGCGTGCCTGATTTCTTGTACAGAAGAAAATCCAAATAATCTCATTATAAACGGAGACATAGATGGGTTGCGTGTAGGTACTGTCAAACTTCAAAAAATTCAGGATACAACCTTAGTGACTCTAGACAGCATAGCACTTGATGGAACTAGTAAATTTACTCTTTCCACTAGTATAGAAGAGCCCCAATTACTCTATTTGTATTTAGATGTCAAGGATGGAACGGCGTACGATGATCGATTGTCTTTCTTCGCCCAGGATACCATCATGACGGTAAAAAGTAGTTTGCAAGATTTTGAAAAAGATGCCGTAATCACAGGATCTAAGAACAATGAATTGTTGACTGAATTTAGAAGAAACATGGCCTCTCTCAATAAAACCTATACAGAGCTTGTGAAGCGCAGTATGGCATTGGACCGTCAAGAAAATGCTTCTCAAGCAGCGATTGATGCATTGAACGCTGATTATGAAACCTACTTGAATAAAAAAGTGAAGTATGCATTGAGCTATGCTACCGTTCACAAGGAGTATGAAGTAGCGCCGTTTATCTTGCTGGAAGAAGGCTTTGATGCAAACCCGGTATTTCTAGACAGTGTCTATCAACAAATGCCAAAAAAAATTCAGACAAGTCTTTATGGAAAAGAGTTGTCTGAATTGATAAAAGATTTGAAAGAAATCTAG
- a CDS encoding DUF819 family protein — protein sequence MILQDLLLETKPLITQDTITFGLLMMALGFVFYTSSKKEGFWAKFYKFVPALLMCYLIPSILSSTGIIGSEWKELENGALVEKSSSLYFMASRYLLPAALVLMTLSIDLKAVFNLGPKALIMFLTGSVGIIIGGPIALLIFMSISPESFDATGADAVWRGLSTIAGSWIGGGANQTAMLEVYGFNQELYGGMVLVDIVVANLWMAVLLLGIGYAAKFDKWTGADVGSIERLKKKITDYSLSVKREATLTDIMVMLGIGFGTVGIAHFAANYISDWISADPDIAKNIYLSFLSSQFFWLISIATLIGISLSYTPIKKYEGAGASRIGSIFIYILVATIGVKMDLRQVVENPLLILVGLVWMSIHAGLLILMAKLIKAPYFFMAVGSQANVGGAASAPVVAAEFHPSLTTVGVLLAVFGYVVGTIGAIGCTILMQIVATS from the coding sequence ATGATTTTACAAGACTTATTATTAGAGACTAAACCCCTAATTACTCAAGACACCATCACTTTTGGATTATTGATGATGGCCTTAGGCTTTGTCTTTTATACCTCCTCAAAGAAAGAAGGGTTTTGGGCCAAATTCTACAAATTCGTCCCGGCGCTTTTGATGTGCTACCTCATACCATCCATTTTGAGCTCTACTGGAATCATAGGCTCTGAATGGAAAGAATTGGAAAATGGAGCCCTAGTTGAGAAATCTTCTTCGCTCTATTTTATGGCCTCCAGATATCTGTTGCCAGCTGCATTGGTACTTATGACTTTAAGTATTGATTTAAAAGCGGTCTTCAATCTAGGACCTAAAGCTTTAATCATGTTTCTTACCGGTAGTGTGGGTATTATAATAGGTGGACCTATCGCACTGCTCATCTTTATGAGCATAAGCCCTGAATCCTTTGACGCTACAGGAGCTGATGCCGTATGGAGAGGTTTGAGTACTATTGCTGGAAGCTGGATAGGTGGCGGCGCGAATCAAACAGCCATGCTTGAGGTGTACGGTTTTAATCAGGAATTGTATGGCGGCATGGTTCTCGTCGATATTGTAGTCGCTAATTTATGGATGGCGGTTTTACTTTTGGGAATAGGTTATGCGGCAAAATTTGACAAATGGACGGGTGCTGATGTAGGCTCTATTGAACGATTGAAAAAGAAAATTACAGACTATTCCTTGAGCGTAAAGCGGGAAGCTACACTCACTGATATTATGGTGATGCTAGGTATAGGGTTTGGGACCGTGGGCATTGCTCATTTTGCAGCTAACTACATATCAGACTGGATCAGTGCTGATCCTGACATTGCAAAAAACATTTATCTCAGCTTCTTGAGCAGCCAGTTTTTCTGGTTGATATCGATCGCAACTTTAATTGGTATTTCACTTTCTTACACGCCTATTAAGAAATATGAAGGTGCAGGCGCATCAAGAATCGGGAGTATTTTCATTTACATTCTAGTGGCAACCATAGGTGTCAAAATGGATTTGAGACAAGTAGTTGAAAATCCTTTATTGATCTTGGTAGGATTGGTCTGGATGTCAATTCACGCCGGGTTGCTGATCCTTATGGCAAAACTAATTAAAGCCCCTTATTTCTTTATGGCGGTAGGCAGTCAGGCTAATGTAGGCGGTGCCGCAAGCGCACCTGTTGTGGCAGCTGAATTTCACCCTTCTTTGACGACTGTAGGCGTGCTGCTTGCTGTTTTCGGGTATGTTGTTGGAACGATAGGAGCGATAGGGTGTACGATTTTGATGCAAATTGTCGCCACCTCTTAA
- a CDS encoding alpha/beta hydrolase family protein, producing MNKFVLLLLLPALAFSQNAFKMNKPAAQAAGTIELNINKNINGTLLLPETDAPIPLVILFTGSGPNDRNGNSMMTRNDSHKQLAVALDSAGIATYRFDKRTFTMLKEQRMKDDVMFDDFVIDAKAIVAHFSQDRRFSSIYLAGHSQGSLVALLALDENVDGFISIAGAADEIDSIVIQQIAAQAPGLDKEATKVFKQMRAQDSLVTKVNPFLVSIVGPEIQPFMESWMVYNPKELIKDVKIPVLILNGTRDRQVGTDQAEKLHAALPTSKLVIIEGMDHLFKKVGTDDIEAAKSYTNPNFPLHPELVTSIIAFVKQ from the coding sequence ATGAATAAGTTCGTTCTCCTTTTATTATTGCCTGCTTTGGCATTTTCTCAAAATGCTTTCAAAATGAATAAACCTGCGGCTCAAGCTGCGGGAACTATAGAACTTAACATCAACAAAAACATTAATGGAACGCTCCTGCTTCCTGAAACCGATGCTCCTATTCCATTGGTAATTTTATTTACCGGTAGCGGCCCAAATGATCGCAATGGGAACAGCATGATGACTAGAAACGATAGCCACAAACAATTAGCAGTTGCTTTAGATTCCGCTGGCATTGCTACCTATAGATTTGACAAACGCACCTTTACCATGCTCAAGGAACAGCGCATGAAAGATGATGTGATGTTTGACGATTTTGTAATTGATGCCAAGGCGATAGTAGCACATTTCTCGCAGGACAGGCGATTTTCCAGCATTTACCTTGCCGGTCACAGTCAAGGTTCATTAGTAGCCTTGTTAGCACTTGATGAAAACGTAGATGGATTCATTTCTATCGCTGGTGCTGCAGATGAAATTGACTCCATTGTGATTCAGCAAATTGCCGCTCAAGCTCCAGGGTTGGACAAGGAGGCTACCAAAGTTTTCAAGCAAATGCGTGCGCAAGATTCATTAGTCACTAAAGTCAATCCTTTTCTAGTATCCATTGTAGGTCCTGAAATCCAACCTTTCATGGAATCATGGATGGTCTACAACCCAAAAGAACTCATCAAAGATGTCAAAATTCCCGTATTGATCTTAAATGGAACTCGCGATCGCCAAGTGGGAACCGATCAAGCAGAAAAACTTCACGCCGCTTTACCTACGTCTAAACTGGTCATTATTGAGGGTATGGATCACTTGTTTAAAAAAGTAGGTACTGATGACATCGAGGCCGCAAAAAGCTATACGAACCCTAATTTCCCATTGCACCCAGAACTTGTAACTTCTATCATTGCATTTGTGAAGCAGTAA
- a CDS encoding TIGR03643 family protein: MAKAKELIADLDERSIDRIIEMAWEDRTPFSAIEFQFGVSESEVIKIMRDQMKASSFRMWRARVQDRPTKHSALRDPEMDRFKCNRQRAITHNKISKR; this comes from the coding sequence ATGGCAAAAGCAAAAGAACTTATCGCAGATTTAGACGAACGCTCCATCGACCGTATTATCGAGATGGCATGGGAAGACCGCACCCCTTTTAGTGCTATAGAATTCCAATTCGGTGTTAGTGAAAGTGAAGTCATTAAAATCATGCGCGATCAGATGAAAGCGAGCAGCTTTAGAATGTGGCGAGCAAGAGTTCAAGACAGACCTACAAAGCATAGTGCATTGCGTGATCCTGAAATGGACCGCTTTAAATGCAACCGCCAGCGCGCCATTACTCACAATAAGATTTCAAAAAGGTAA
- a CDS encoding alpha-ketoglutarate-dependent dioxygenase AlkB family protein codes for MHNKLPQLPSIEIPDARVQYASDFYAFAKAEQLYKTLLQTIPWRQNEITVFGKTYDEPRLTQLYGDNGMKYSYSGITFNALEWSPVMQSIKEDVEKATGYKFNICLANYYRDGNDSNGWHADNEKELGINPVIASISLGQERFFHLRHNEHKEWRYKFPLENGSLLLMAGETQHTYKHQIAKTKRKILPRINLTFRKVVSPSS; via the coding sequence ATGCATAATAAGTTACCCCAACTTCCCTCTATTGAAATACCTGACGCTAGGGTGCAGTATGCTAGTGATTTTTACGCTTTCGCGAAAGCGGAACAACTCTATAAAACACTGCTTCAAACGATTCCATGGCGACAAAACGAGATTACCGTTTTTGGAAAGACCTATGATGAGCCGCGGCTTACGCAATTGTACGGTGATAACGGGATGAAATACAGTTATAGTGGTATCACGTTTAACGCACTAGAATGGTCGCCGGTGATGCAGTCCATCAAGGAAGATGTCGAGAAAGCGACAGGATATAAATTTAATATATGCCTGGCCAACTATTATCGTGATGGCAATGATTCTAACGGCTGGCATGCTGATAACGAGAAAGAATTAGGGATAAATCCTGTAATTGCCTCCATAAGTTTAGGGCAAGAGCGATTTTTCCATTTGCGACATAATGAGCATAAAGAATGGCGCTACAAATTTCCACTAGAAAATGGTAGCCTGCTGTTAATGGCTGGTGAGACACAGCATACCTACAAACATCAAATTGCAAAGACCAAACGTAAAATCCTGCCACGCATTAACCTGACCTTTAGAAAGGTTGTGAGCCCCAGTTCCTAA